The following proteins come from a genomic window of Burkholderia stabilis:
- a CDS encoding HDOD domain-containing protein yields the protein MSITEHLPRTALLDKLWARMSERGDFPLLSESLRATMAAMKNDDLDFTALVRVVLSDFALTQKVLRLANSAMYMAFGGNITTVTRALMVLGMDAVGHLVVGLKLVDHFHHSTPRRIDAKLELNRALLSGCVARKLTEHAELRAGEEAVVCTLMRQVGKLLVVCYLDSEWDRIRRRAAELNGDETAACTDVLGVGFDEIGLEAATRWRLPDVIRAGMADTDHAARADAFDDEYDDDRNAGHPADDDPDDRVRWLRAVSRCSTDVASALVMPASPQRDARIATLAQHYGTELEMDSDALVEIADRLAREEASDTVMREIVELRANADAIARAQAEPEACLEAGLADLRALPSEHVLTPVLALASESLLAGLAFTRTVMFVRHDDGMFAARLGFGTGVDAALDRLRFDERFEPDVFHLAITNSVGIFIEQAQEPKMLKRLPAWYLDAFDDTRAFVLLPVRVGTTTVALLYGDWAGAQPARKITQQEMSVLNELARELGRFFPA from the coding sequence ATGTCAATCACCGAACACCTGCCCCGCACCGCATTGCTCGACAAGCTGTGGGCGCGGATGAGCGAACGGGGCGACTTCCCGCTGCTGTCGGAATCGCTGCGCGCGACGATGGCCGCGATGAAGAACGACGACCTCGACTTCACCGCACTCGTGCGCGTCGTGCTGTCCGATTTCGCGCTCACGCAGAAAGTGCTGCGTCTCGCGAACTCCGCGATGTACATGGCGTTCGGCGGCAACATCACGACCGTCACCCGCGCATTGATGGTGCTCGGCATGGACGCGGTCGGCCATCTCGTCGTCGGGCTGAAGCTCGTCGACCATTTCCACCACAGCACGCCGCGGCGCATCGACGCGAAGCTCGAACTGAACCGCGCGCTCCTGTCCGGCTGCGTCGCGCGCAAGCTCACCGAGCACGCCGAACTGCGCGCCGGCGAGGAAGCCGTCGTCTGCACGCTGATGCGCCAGGTCGGCAAGCTGCTCGTGGTCTGCTATCTCGACAGCGAATGGGACCGCATCCGCCGGCGCGCGGCCGAGCTGAACGGCGACGAAACGGCCGCCTGCACCGACGTGCTCGGCGTCGGCTTCGACGAGATCGGGCTCGAGGCCGCGACGCGCTGGCGGCTGCCCGACGTGATCCGCGCGGGCATGGCCGACACCGACCACGCAGCCCGCGCCGACGCGTTCGACGACGAATACGACGACGACCGCAACGCGGGCCATCCGGCCGACGACGACCCGGACGACCGCGTACGCTGGCTGCGCGCGGTGAGCCGTTGCTCGACCGATGTGGCCAGCGCGCTCGTGATGCCCGCGAGCCCGCAACGCGATGCGCGCATCGCGACGCTCGCGCAGCACTACGGCACGGAACTCGAGATGGACTCCGACGCGCTCGTCGAGATCGCCGACCGGCTCGCGCGCGAGGAAGCGAGCGACACCGTGATGCGCGAGATCGTCGAGCTGCGCGCGAACGCCGATGCGATCGCGCGCGCGCAGGCCGAGCCCGAGGCCTGCCTCGAAGCCGGCCTCGCCGACCTGCGCGCGCTGCCGTCCGAGCACGTGCTGACGCCGGTGCTCGCGCTCGCGTCGGAAAGCCTGCTGGCCGGCCTCGCCTTCACGCGCACCGTGATGTTCGTGCGCCACGACGACGGCATGTTCGCCGCCCGCCTCGGCTTCGGCACGGGCGTCGATGCGGCGCTCGACCGGCTGCGCTTCGACGAGCGTTTCGAGCCTGACGTGTTCCACCTCGCGATCACGAACTCGGTCGGCATCTTCATCGAGCAGGCGCAGGAACCGAAGATGCTCAAGCGGCTGCCCGCGTGGTATCTCGACGCGTTCGACGACACGCGCGCGTTCGTGCTGCTGCCCGTGCGCGTCGGCACGACGACCGTCGCGCTGCTCTACGGCGACTGGGCCGGCGCGCAGCCCGCGCGCAAGATCACGCAGCAGGAGATGAGCGTGCTCAACGAGCTCGCGCGCGAACTGGGCCGCTTCTTCCCCGCCTGA
- a CDS encoding ABC transporter substrate-binding protein, producing MKLDWRKVAAHAVVAASAVAAGSAFAADLKEIRFGVEASYAPFEYKTPDGKLTGFDIDIGNAVCAKLKTKCVWVENDFDGLIPALQARKFDAINSDMTITDQRKHAIAFTDPIYTIPNQLIAKTGSGLLPTPQSLKGKRVGVLQGTIQEAYAKKKWAPAGVEVVPYQTQDLAYADLKSGRLDATFQDSEAGSKGFLSKPQGQGFAFAGGTVSDTEILGSGVGFGLRKNDAALKTALDQALKELKADGTIDNLAKKYFSVPVTLK from the coding sequence ATGAAGTTGGACTGGCGTAAAGTGGCCGCGCACGCGGTGGTGGCGGCATCGGCCGTGGCGGCAGGCAGCGCGTTTGCCGCGGATCTGAAAGAGATCCGCTTCGGCGTCGAGGCGTCGTACGCACCGTTCGAATACAAGACGCCCGACGGCAAGCTGACCGGCTTCGACATCGACATCGGCAACGCGGTGTGCGCGAAGCTGAAGACGAAGTGCGTGTGGGTCGAGAACGACTTCGACGGCCTGATCCCCGCGCTGCAGGCGCGCAAGTTCGATGCGATCAACTCGGACATGACGATCACCGACCAGCGCAAGCACGCGATCGCGTTCACCGATCCGATCTACACGATTCCGAACCAGCTGATCGCGAAGACGGGCAGCGGCCTGCTGCCGACCCCGCAATCGCTGAAGGGCAAGCGCGTCGGCGTGCTGCAGGGCACGATCCAGGAAGCGTACGCGAAGAAGAAGTGGGCGCCGGCCGGTGTTGAAGTCGTGCCGTACCAGACGCAGGATCTGGCGTATGCCGACCTGAAGTCGGGCCGTCTCGACGCGACGTTCCAGGATTCGGAAGCCGGTTCGAAGGGCTTCCTGTCGAAGCCGCAAGGCCAGGGCTTCGCGTTCGCGGGCGGCACCGTCAGCGATACCGAAATCCTCGGCTCGGGCGTCGGCTTCGGCCTGCGCAAGAACGACGCGGCACTGAAGACCGCGCTCGATCAGGCGCTGAAGGAGCTGAAGGCCGACGGCACGATCGACAACCTCGCGAAGAAGTACTTCAGCGTGCCCGTGACGCTCAAGTAA
- the astE gene encoding succinylglutamate desuccinylase encodes MTSSAEVSMSAAPLDDFLAFTLAGGAPAVTDGACAGGAVRWQWLGDGLLALEPAAAASAASVADLPRASVLVSAGVHGDETAPIELLSMLVRDLASGALPLACRLLVVLGNVPAMRAGERYLDDDLNRLFSGRHAQTPASREAPRAAQLEAAAAAFFAAAPAGGARWHIDMHTAIRASVFEQFALLPHTGTPPTRTMVEWLGDARIAAVLLHTAKGNTYSHFTAEHCGALACTLELGKVRPFGQNDLARFAPADCAVRRLVSGASPDVDARDGQPSLPRVFTVIDQITKQSDALELFVAADVANFTAFARGTVLAQDGDYRYTVTHDEERIVFPNPTVKPGLRAGLLVIDTTRETIAALV; translated from the coding sequence ATGACTTCCAGCGCTGAGGTCTCGATGTCCGCCGCGCCGCTCGACGATTTTCTCGCGTTCACGCTGGCCGGCGGCGCGCCGGCCGTGACGGACGGCGCCTGCGCGGGCGGCGCGGTGCGCTGGCAATGGCTCGGCGACGGGCTGCTCGCGCTCGAACCGGCTGCGGCCGCCTCTGCTGCCTCTGTTGCCGATCTGCCGCGCGCGAGCGTGCTCGTGTCGGCCGGCGTGCACGGCGACGAGACGGCGCCGATCGAACTGCTGTCGATGCTCGTGCGTGATCTCGCGTCGGGCGCGCTGCCGCTCGCGTGCCGGCTGCTCGTCGTGCTCGGCAACGTGCCGGCGATGCGTGCCGGCGAACGTTATCTCGACGACGACCTGAACCGCCTGTTCAGCGGCCGTCATGCGCAGACGCCCGCGAGCCGCGAAGCGCCGCGCGCGGCCCAGCTCGAGGCGGCTGCTGCCGCGTTCTTCGCGGCTGCGCCGGCCGGCGGCGCGCGCTGGCACATCGACATGCATACGGCGATCCGCGCATCGGTGTTCGAGCAGTTCGCGCTGCTGCCGCACACGGGCACGCCGCCGACGCGCACGATGGTCGAATGGCTCGGCGATGCGCGCATCGCGGCCGTGCTGCTGCACACCGCGAAGGGCAACACGTATTCGCATTTCACGGCCGAGCACTGCGGTGCGCTCGCGTGCACGCTCGAACTCGGCAAGGTGCGGCCGTTCGGCCAGAACGACCTCGCGCGCTTCGCGCCGGCCGACTGCGCGGTGCGCAGGCTCGTATCGGGCGCATCGCCCGATGTCGATGCACGGGACGGCCAGCCGTCGTTGCCGCGCGTCTTCACGGTGATCGACCAGATCACGAAGCAGAGCGACGCGCTTGAACTGTTCGTCGCGGCCGACGTCGCGAACTTCACCGCGTTCGCGCGCGGCACGGTGCTCGCGCAGGACGGCGACTATCGCTACACGGTGACGCACGACGAGGAGCGGATCGTGTTTCCGAACCCGACCGTGAAGCCGGGCCTGCGCGCGGGCCTGCTCGTCATCGATACGACGCGCGAGACGATCGCGGCGCTCGTCTGA
- the astB gene encoding N-succinylarginine dihydrolase — MNAQEANFDGLVGPTHNYAGLSFGNVASLNNEKSAANPKAAAKQGLRKMKQLADLGFAQGVLPPQERPSLRLLRELGFSGKDADVIAKAAKQAPELLAAASSASAMWTANAATVSPSADTSDGRVHFTPANLCSKLHRAIEHEATRRTLSTLFADPAHFAVHEALTGTPALGDEGAANHTRFCAEYGKPGIEFFVYGRAEYRRGPEPKRFPARQTFEASRAVAHRHGLAAEATVYAQQDPDVIDAGVFHNDVISVGNRDTLFTHERAFVNKQATYDTLTAALDARGARLNVIEVPEAAVSVNDAVTSYLFNSQLLSRADGSQVLVVPQECRENANVAAYLDQLAAGNGPIHDVLVFDLRESMKNGGGPACLRLRVVLNDTERAAVTSNVWINDTLFASLDAWIDKHYRDRLAPEDLADPALLDESRTALDALTQILRVGSLYDFQR; from the coding sequence ATGAACGCACAAGAAGCCAATTTCGACGGGCTCGTCGGCCCGACCCACAACTACGCCGGGCTGTCGTTCGGCAACGTGGCGTCGCTCAACAACGAGAAGTCGGCCGCGAACCCGAAGGCCGCCGCGAAGCAGGGGCTGCGCAAGATGAAGCAGCTCGCGGATCTCGGTTTCGCACAAGGCGTGCTGCCGCCGCAGGAGCGGCCGTCGCTGCGCCTGCTGCGCGAACTCGGCTTCTCGGGCAAGGACGCGGACGTGATCGCGAAAGCCGCGAAACAGGCGCCCGAACTGCTCGCCGCGGCGAGCTCGGCATCGGCGATGTGGACCGCGAACGCGGCCACCGTCAGCCCGTCGGCCGACACGAGCGACGGCCGCGTGCACTTCACGCCGGCAAACCTGTGCAGCAAGCTGCATCGCGCGATCGAGCACGAAGCGACGCGCCGCACGTTGTCGACGCTGTTCGCCGATCCCGCGCACTTCGCGGTGCACGAAGCGCTGACGGGCACGCCGGCGCTCGGCGACGAAGGCGCGGCGAACCACACGCGCTTTTGCGCCGAATACGGCAAGCCGGGCATCGAGTTCTTCGTGTACGGCCGCGCGGAATACCGCCGCGGCCCCGAGCCGAAGCGCTTCCCGGCACGCCAGACCTTCGAGGCGAGCCGCGCGGTCGCGCATCGCCACGGGCTCGCCGCAGAGGCGACGGTCTACGCGCAGCAGGACCCGGACGTGATCGACGCGGGCGTGTTCCACAACGACGTGATCTCGGTCGGCAACCGCGACACGCTGTTCACGCACGAGCGCGCGTTCGTCAACAAGCAGGCGACCTACGACACGCTGACCGCCGCGCTCGACGCACGCGGCGCGCGCCTGAACGTGATCGAGGTGCCCGAGGCAGCCGTGAGCGTGAACGACGCGGTGACGTCGTATCTGTTCAACAGCCAGCTGCTGTCGCGCGCGGACGGCTCGCAGGTGCTCGTCGTGCCGCAGGAATGCCGCGAGAACGCGAACGTCGCGGCCTATCTCGACCAGCTCGCGGCCGGCAACGGCCCGATTCACGACGTGCTCGTGTTCGACCTGCGCGAAAGCATGAAGAATGGCGGCGGCCCGGCCTGCCTGCGCCTGCGCGTCGTGTTGAACGACACGGAGCGCGCGGCGGTCACGTCGAACGTGTGGATCAACGACACGCTGTTCGCGTCGCTCGACGCATGGATCGACAAGCACTACCGCGATCGCCTCGCACCGGAAGACCTCGCCGATCCGGCGTTGCTCGACGAATCGCGCACGGCGCTCGACGCGCTCACGCAGATCCTGCGAGTCGGTTCGCTGTATGACTTCCAGCGCTGA
- the astD gene encoding succinylglutamate-semialdehyde dehydrogenase, with amino-acid sequence MTELFIDGAWVAGSGPVFASRNPGTDEIAWQGASASAADVDRAVASARRAFAGWSALDFESRCAIVKRFAALLNERKEAIAAAIGRETGKPLWEARTEVASMAAKVGISIQAYQERTGEKRQDMADGVAVLRHRPHGVVAVFGPYNFPGHLPNGHIVPALIAGNAVVFKPSELAPGVARATVEVWKEAGLPDGVLNLVQGEKDTGIALANHRQIDGLFFTGSSDTGTLLHKQFGGRPEIVLALEMGGNNPLVIGEVEDIDAAVHHTIQSAFLSAGQRCTCARRIFVPQGAFGDRFLARFADVTSKITADVFDADPQPFMGAVISARAAAKLVDAQSRLIEQGAKPIVAMTQRDPRLGFVNAAIVDVTGVANLPDEEHFGPLAQIVRYATFDEAIERANDTAFGLSAGLLADDARAWEHFRRTIRAGIVNWNRPTNGASSAAPFGGTGRSGNHRPSAYYAADYCAYPMASVESTQLTLPASLSPGLHF; translated from the coding sequence ATGACGGAACTCTTCATCGACGGCGCCTGGGTCGCAGGCTCGGGCCCCGTGTTCGCTTCGCGCAACCCGGGCACCGACGAAATCGCATGGCAGGGCGCGAGCGCGTCGGCGGCCGACGTCGACCGCGCGGTCGCGAGCGCGCGCCGCGCGTTCGCCGGCTGGTCGGCGCTCGACTTCGAATCGCGCTGCGCGATCGTCAAGCGTTTCGCGGCGTTGCTCAACGAACGCAAGGAAGCGATCGCGGCCGCGATCGGCCGCGAGACGGGCAAGCCGCTGTGGGAAGCGCGCACCGAAGTGGCGTCGATGGCCGCGAAGGTCGGCATCTCGATCCAGGCATACCAGGAACGCACGGGCGAGAAGCGCCAGGACATGGCCGACGGCGTCGCGGTGCTGCGTCATCGCCCGCATGGCGTCGTCGCGGTGTTCGGCCCGTACAACTTCCCCGGCCACTTGCCGAACGGCCATATCGTGCCGGCGCTGATCGCCGGCAATGCGGTCGTGTTCAAGCCGTCGGAACTCGCACCGGGCGTCGCGCGCGCGACGGTCGAAGTGTGGAAGGAAGCCGGGCTGCCGGACGGCGTGCTGAACCTCGTGCAGGGCGAGAAGGATACCGGCATCGCGCTGGCGAACCATCGGCAGATCGACGGGCTGTTCTTCACCGGCAGCTCGGACACCGGCACGCTGCTGCACAAGCAGTTCGGCGGCCGTCCGGAAATCGTGCTCGCGCTCGAGATGGGCGGCAACAACCCGCTCGTGATCGGCGAAGTCGAGGATATCGACGCGGCCGTCCATCACACGATCCAGTCGGCGTTCCTGTCGGCCGGCCAGCGCTGCACGTGCGCGCGCCGCATCTTCGTGCCGCAGGGCGCGTTCGGCGACCGCTTCCTCGCGCGCTTCGCCGACGTCACGTCGAAGATCACGGCCGACGTGTTCGATGCCGATCCGCAGCCGTTCATGGGCGCGGTGATTTCGGCGCGCGCGGCCGCGAAACTCGTCGACGCGCAATCGCGCCTGATCGAGCAGGGCGCGAAGCCGATCGTCGCGATGACGCAGCGCGACCCGCGCCTCGGGTTCGTGAATGCGGCGATCGTCGACGTGACGGGCGTGGCGAACCTGCCCGATGAAGAGCATTTCGGCCCGCTCGCGCAGATCGTGCGCTACGCGACGTTCGACGAAGCGATCGAGCGCGCCAACGACACGGCGTTCGGCCTGTCCGCCGGCCTGCTCGCCGATGACGCGCGCGCATGGGAGCACTTCCGCCGTACGATCCGCGCCGGGATCGTCAACTGGAACCGCCCGACCAACGGCGCATCGTCCGCCGCGCCGTTCGGCGGCACGGGCCGCTCGGGCAACCATCGCCCGAGCGCGTACTACGCGGCCGACTATTGCGCGTATCCGATGGCGTCGGTGGAAAGCACGCAACTGACCTTGCCCGCGAGCCTGTCGCCGGGCCTGCATTTCTGA
- the astA gene encoding arginine N-succinyltransferase, translated as MIVVRVVQTGDVDALVSLAKETGPGLTTFKPDRDALAARIERSRRTLDGQAAPGEAGYFFVMEESTTGDIAGVCGIETQVGLEQPFYNYRVSTVVHASQELGVWTRMSALNISHDLTGYAEVCSLFLSPRYRTGGVGGLLSRSRFMFIAQFRERFPERICAELRGHFDEDGTSPFWRAVGSHFYQIDFNAADYLSSHGRKSFLAELMPRYPVYVDLLPQDAQDAVGLTHRDTLPARKMLEAEGLRYQNHVDIFDAGPVLECHVNDLRTVRESVVVPVAIGVPDARDDAPKSLVSNTSLGDFRVGVAPGVVANGSFVLSAADAAALDVKAGDPVRVLPLKVKQG; from the coding sequence ATGATCGTCGTTCGGGTCGTACAAACGGGCGACGTCGACGCGCTCGTGTCGCTCGCGAAGGAAACCGGGCCGGGCCTGACCACGTTCAAGCCCGACCGCGACGCGCTCGCCGCGCGTATCGAGCGCTCGCGCCGCACGCTGGACGGCCAGGCCGCGCCGGGCGAAGCCGGCTACTTCTTCGTGATGGAAGAATCGACGACGGGCGACATCGCGGGCGTATGCGGGATCGAGACGCAGGTCGGGCTCGAACAGCCGTTCTACAACTATCGCGTGAGCACGGTCGTGCACGCGAGCCAGGAGCTCGGCGTGTGGACGCGGATGTCCGCGCTGAACATCTCGCACGACCTGACGGGCTACGCGGAAGTGTGCTCGCTGTTCCTGAGCCCGCGCTATCGCACGGGCGGCGTCGGCGGCCTGCTGTCGCGCTCGCGCTTCATGTTCATCGCGCAGTTCCGCGAACGCTTTCCGGAACGCATCTGCGCGGAACTGCGCGGCCACTTCGACGAAGACGGCACGTCGCCGTTCTGGCGCGCGGTCGGTTCGCACTTCTACCAGATCGATTTCAACGCGGCCGACTATCTCAGCTCGCACGGCCGCAAGTCGTTCCTCGCGGAACTGATGCCGCGCTATCCGGTGTACGTCGACCTGCTGCCGCAGGACGCGCAGGACGCGGTCGGCCTCACGCACCGCGACACGCTGCCGGCCCGCAAGATGCTGGAAGCGGAAGGGCTGCGCTACCAGAACCACGTCGACATCTTCGACGCGGGCCCGGTGCTCGAATGCCACGTGAACGATCTGCGCACGGTGCGCGAGAGCGTCGTCGTGCCGGTCGCGATCGGCGTGCCCGATGCGCGGGACGACGCACCCAAATCGCTCGTGTCGAACACGTCGCTCGGCGACTTCCGCGTCGGCGTCGCGCCGGGCGTCGTCGCGAACGGCTCGTTCGTGCTGTCGGCCGCCGATGCCGCCGCGCTCGACGTGAAGGCCGGCGATCCGGTCCGCGTGCTGCCGCTCAAAGTCAAACAGGGATAA
- the aruF gene encoding arginine/ornithine succinyltransferase subunit alpha yields the protein MLFVRPGKLTDLDALAHMARTAQPVLHSLPHDRAALEARVALSEDSFRADVDFAGEEFYLFVLEDSSTGKLLGTASIVAAAGYSEPFYAFRNDALIHASRELHVNRKIHALTMSHELTGKSRLAGFYVDPSLRGDAAAHLISRARMMYIAANRRRFTPEVFTLLLGVSDGNGASPFWEAVGRKFFGRDFTDVDIASGGRSRTFIAEVMPAYPLYVPLLPEAAQRVLGEPNETALLAYDIHLEEGFEPDRFVDIFDAGPVLTAQVDRTACVKHGTERVVREAAHQQGDVAYMVSTGSGESFRCVLADLPGETGDAPLAGDVRAALDVKDGDVVRCVPLHRRDDEDLKGDAA from the coding sequence ATGCTATTTGTTCGCCCCGGCAAACTCACGGATCTCGATGCGCTCGCGCACATGGCGCGCACGGCGCAGCCGGTCCTGCACTCGCTGCCGCACGACCGCGCGGCGCTCGAAGCGCGCGTGGCGCTCTCCGAGGATTCGTTTCGCGCGGACGTCGATTTCGCCGGCGAGGAGTTCTACCTCTTCGTGCTCGAGGATTCGTCGACGGGCAAGCTGCTCGGCACGGCGAGCATCGTGGCCGCGGCCGGCTACTCGGAACCGTTCTACGCGTTCCGCAACGACGCGCTGATCCACGCGTCGCGCGAGCTGCACGTGAACCGCAAGATCCACGCGCTCACGATGTCGCACGAGCTGACGGGCAAGAGCCGGCTCGCCGGCTTCTACGTCGATCCGTCGCTGCGCGGCGACGCGGCCGCGCACCTGATCTCGCGCGCGCGGATGATGTACATCGCCGCGAACCGCCGCCGCTTCACGCCCGAAGTGTTCACGCTGCTGCTCGGCGTGAGCGACGGCAACGGCGCGTCGCCGTTCTGGGAAGCGGTGGGCCGCAAGTTCTTCGGCCGCGATTTCACCGACGTCGACATCGCGTCGGGCGGCCGCAGCCGCACGTTCATCGCGGAAGTGATGCCGGCGTATCCGCTCTACGTGCCGCTGCTGCCGGAAGCCGCGCAGCGCGTGCTCGGCGAGCCGAACGAGACGGCGCTGCTCGCGTACGACATCCATCTCGAGGAAGGTTTCGAGCCCGACCGCTTCGTCGACATCTTCGACGCGGGCCCGGTGCTGACCGCACAGGTCGATCGCACCGCGTGCGTGAAGCACGGCACGGAGCGCGTCGTGCGCGAGGCGGCGCACCAGCAGGGCGACGTCGCATACATGGTATCGACGGGCAGCGGCGAATCGTTCCGCTGCGTGCTGGCCGACCTGCCGGGCGAGACGGGCGACGCGCCGCTGGCCGGCGACGTGCGCGCGGCGCTCGATGTGAAGGATGGCGATGTCGTGCGCTGCGTGCCGCTGCACCGCCGCGACGATGAAGATTTGAAGGGAGACGCAGCATGA
- a CDS encoding aspartate aminotransferase family protein translates to MTTSTVNRQTFDEVMVPVFSPAPFVPDRAEGSRVWDTAGREYVDFACGIAVTSLGHGHPELLKVLDEQSRKLWHIGNGYTNEPVLRLAKRLESLTFADRAFFANSGAEANEAALKLARRVAFDRHGADKAEIISFVQSFHGRTFFTVSVGGQPKYSEGFGPVPAGIKHLPYNDIEAAKAAIGPQTCAVIVEPVQGEGGVIPADPAFLKALREACDANNALLIFDEVQTGVGRTGQFYAYMDTGVTPDILTTAKALGNGFPIGAMLTTNELAAHFKVGVHGTTYGGNPLASAIADKVVELIGDPALLEGVRERSVRLKGALERINARFGIFKDVRGKGLLVGAELTAAFDGRAKDFVNAAAENGLIMLIAGPNVLRFVPSLVIPFDLLDEGMKRFEKAVEQVLAAQEATAR, encoded by the coding sequence ATGACGACCTCGACCGTGAACCGCCAGACATTCGACGAAGTGATGGTGCCGGTATTTTCCCCCGCGCCGTTCGTGCCGGATCGCGCAGAGGGCTCCCGCGTGTGGGACACGGCCGGCCGCGAGTACGTGGATTTCGCGTGCGGTATCGCGGTGACGTCGCTCGGCCACGGCCACCCGGAACTGCTGAAAGTCCTGGACGAACAAAGCCGCAAGCTCTGGCACATCGGCAACGGCTACACGAACGAGCCGGTGCTGCGTCTCGCGAAGCGCCTCGAATCGCTGACCTTCGCCGACCGCGCATTCTTCGCGAACTCGGGCGCGGAAGCGAACGAAGCGGCACTGAAGCTCGCTCGCCGCGTCGCGTTCGATCGCCACGGCGCCGATAAAGCCGAAATCATCTCGTTCGTGCAGTCGTTCCACGGCCGCACGTTCTTCACGGTCAGCGTCGGCGGCCAGCCGAAGTACTCGGAAGGCTTCGGCCCCGTGCCGGCCGGCATCAAGCACCTGCCGTACAACGACATCGAAGCCGCCAAGGCCGCGATCGGCCCGCAAACCTGCGCGGTGATCGTCGAGCCCGTACAGGGCGAGGGCGGCGTGATCCCGGCCGATCCGGCCTTCCTGAAGGCACTGCGCGAAGCGTGCGATGCAAACAATGCACTGCTGATCTTTGACGAAGTGCAAACGGGCGTCGGCCGCACGGGCCAGTTCTACGCATACATGGACACGGGCGTCACGCCGGACATCCTGACGACCGCGAAGGCACTCGGCAACGGCTTCCCGATCGGCGCGATGCTGACGACGAACGAACTGGCCGCGCACTTCAAGGTCGGCGTGCACGGCACGACGTACGGCGGCAACCCGCTCGCGTCGGCGATCGCGGACAAGGTCGTCGAACTGATCGGCGACCCGGCACTGCTTGAAGGCGTGCGCGAACGCAGCGTGCGCCTGAAAGGCGCGCTCGAACGCATCAATGCGCGCTTCGGCATCTTCAAGGACGTGCGCGGCAAGGGCCTGCTCGTCGGCGCTGAACTCACCGCCGCATTCGACGGTCGCGCGAAGGACTTCGTCAACGCGGCAGCCGAGAACGGCCTCATCATGCTGATCGCCGGCCCGAACGTGCTGCGCTTCGTCCCGTCGCTGGTGATCCCGTTCGACCTGCTCGACGAAGGCATGAAGCGCTTCGAGAAGGCGGTCGAACAGGTGCTCGCCGCACAGGAAGCCACCGCGCGCTGA
- a CDS encoding GlxA family transcriptional regulator, translated as MVPVSRPAGATRTTQVVIVALPPVSMSGVGPIVDALNLANEIDGRLLYRWQVCSWDGRPVPLAGGAQWHADAAFNDAIACDWLIVVTERFQQFADYRLFLASLARVGQRTPLVTGIHHGVWWLAMAGQLSGYRVSVNWETYQQFAEQFERSIVTQQIFEIDRDRATCAGGQATVDFMLAMIGREHGPELGERIADALGAGTLRSGEERQRIPFVTAPGERHPRLNDALQLMEANVEDPLTTDEIAGLVGVSRRQLERLFRQYLGAMPSKYYLNLRLLKARTQLQRTSKSVVQVSLACGFSSAAHFSNAYRERFGVTPREDRRAWLEKQTGGEPRGGALVERGGRIDGWFVCFFREVPVIFSVY; from the coding sequence GTGGTACCGGTGTCCCGTCCCGCAGGCGCCACCCGCACGACGCAGGTGGTGATCGTCGCATTGCCGCCCGTGTCGATGTCGGGCGTGGGTCCGATCGTCGATGCGCTGAATCTGGCGAACGAGATCGACGGCCGGCTGCTGTATCGCTGGCAGGTATGTTCGTGGGACGGGCGGCCCGTGCCGCTCGCGGGCGGCGCGCAATGGCATGCCGATGCCGCCTTCAACGATGCGATCGCGTGCGACTGGCTGATCGTCGTGACCGAGCGATTCCAGCAGTTCGCCGACTATCGGCTGTTTCTCGCGAGTCTCGCGCGGGTCGGGCAGCGTACGCCGCTCGTGACCGGCATTCATCACGGCGTGTGGTGGCTTGCGATGGCCGGGCAGCTTTCCGGTTATCGCGTGAGCGTGAACTGGGAAACGTATCAGCAGTTCGCCGAGCAGTTCGAGCGGTCGATCGTCACGCAGCAGATCTTCGAGATCGATCGGGATCGCGCGACCTGCGCGGGCGGGCAGGCGACCGTCGATTTCATGCTGGCCATGATTGGCCGGGAACATGGGCCCGAGCTGGGGGAGCGCATTGCCGATGCGCTCGGCGCGGGGACCTTGCGCAGTGGCGAGGAGCGGCAGCGGATTCCTTTCGTGACCGCGCCCGGTGAGCGGCATCCCCGGTTGAACGATGCGTTGCAGTTGATGGAAGCCAATGTCGAAGATCCTTTGACCACTGACGAGATCGCCGGGTTGGTCGGCGTTTCGCGCCGGCAACTGGAGCGGCTCTTTCGGCAGTATCTCGGGGCAATGCCCTCGAAGTATTACCTCAATCTCCGGTTGCTCAAGGCAAGGACGCAGTTGCAGCGGACTAGCAAGTCCGTCGTGCAGGTTAGTCTCGCCTGTGGGTTTTCTTCTGCTGCGCATTTTTCTAATGCGTATCGCGAACGGTTTGGTGTTACGCCTCGGGAGGATCGGCGGGCGTGGCTCGAAAAACAGACAGGTGGGGAACCCCGCGGGGGCGCGTTGGTGGAGAGGGGGGGAAGGATTGATGGGTGGTTCGTCTGCTTTTTTCGTGAAGTACCTGTGATCTTTTCGGTCTATTAG